The proteins below come from a single Argentina anserina chromosome 1, drPotAnse1.1, whole genome shotgun sequence genomic window:
- the LOC126791929 gene encoding protein OPI10 homolog: MFGVVFPNRSFPMDISSFSQIDTFHWVLDMNTFVGEAYDQVREICIFLLNGFQLPPDKALAVYIQSPGSAFFFCGAITLARPSAVLALPWPDPGGQLQLTADAAPLSAKIGVSVEDLATLPSLDVTAGKRIERLAMKVGENLFNFMQSFCGVDGSKLVVPMDILDRWFKKFQERAKRDPEYLKGFVL; the protein is encoded by the coding sequence atgtttGGGGTTGTATTCCCAAACCGTAGCTTCCCAATGGACATCAGCTCCTTCTCCCAAATCGACACTTTCCATTGGGTCCTCGACATGAACACCTTCGTCGGCGAGGCCTACGATCAGGTCCGTGAAATCTGCATCTTCCTCTTAAACGGCTTCCAGCTCCCCCCGGACAAGGCCCTCGCCGTTTACATCCAGTCCCCCGGCTCCGCCTTCTTCTTCTGCGGCGCCATCACCCTCGCTCGCCCCTCCGCCGTCCTCGCCCTCCCCTGGCCGGACCCCGGCGGCCAGCTCCAGCTCACCGCCGACGCCGCACCTCTCTCCGCCAAGATCGGCGTCTCCGTGGAGGACCTGGCCACGCTGCCGTCCCTGGACGTCACCGCCGGGAAGCGGATTGAGCGCCTGGCAATGAAGGTCGGGGAGAATTTATTCAATTTCATGCAGTCGTTTTGTGGAGTCGATGGGTCGAAGCTGGTGGTGCCCATGGATATATTGGACCGGTGGTTCAAGAAATTCCAGGAGAGGGCTAAGCGAGACCCCGAGTATCTCAAGGGCTTCGTTTTGTAA